The genomic stretch AGAAGTATAGTCTCGGATTAAAGAAAAGTTACCAACAAAAGCTTCTTTTCCAATATAAGCTGGACCTTTGATTACAGCATAATCATCAATTACAGCATAATCATCAATTATAACTCCTTTACCGATTATAGCAGTTTTAGAAATTTCAGCCTTATCAGAAATAATGCTTTTCGTTTCATCTAATAGCATTTCAATAGCATTTATCAAATCCTCGGGATAACCAATATCAATCCATTTTTCACTCCAAACAAAGTATTTTAGCATTTCCTTTCTCGTATTTAAGTATTCAAGAAAATCCTCAAATATCTCATTCCTGATAACATAAGCTCCAGCTAAGGCTAAGGTAGAACCAGATTTTACAATCTCAATTTTATCCCTCTCAATTCTAGCTAATCCGTAAGTGTTTACTCCTTCACTTACTGGAACTAAAGGAATTACATAATCGGCTCCAGTAGTTAAATGAGTATTTACTAAGCTAATATAGAATTCTTCTGGAGCTATTATATCCCCAAAAGCTAAAACTACATTACTACCAGAAGCTCTTTCAAGACCATCTTTAATAGCACCGTTAATCCCCTCTCTTTTCTGTATTATAATTTCAAAAGATACGTTCAACTTCTCTATCTCTTCCTCTATTTTGCTTTTTCCTTTCTCAGATGTAACAATAATAAAATCATTAATCCCCGCCTTCTTTAATCCCTTAATACTATAAGAAATTATTAAATTACCTAGAATACTTATAGTCTCCTTTTGATACTTTTCAGTATAAGGAAGTAAACCTTCTCCTTTTCCTCCCGCTAAAATGATGGCTTGCACATATAATTTGCAAATTTACTCCTATTAATGTGATAGAGGTAAAAGTTCCGTTAAAGCTAACTCTTTTTGGAGAACATGCAGTAGTTTATGATAGACCCGCGATAGCATATACAATTTCAGAATTTCTCACGTTACGTTTTAAAGAAAGTGGCAAATTTTATATTAAATCCGATAATTTACAGATAAAGGGAGTGAGAGTTAACATAGATGAATTTAAGATTGAAAACGAGAATATAAAACGGATATTATCGTATATAATAGAAGGAATAAACTATTTCGAAGCAAAGAAACCAGTAGAAATTGAAATTGACTCTCCAGTAGAACCATCAGTAGGCTTAGGCACAAGTGCAGGTGTAGTAGTGGGAACAGTTGCCGG from Sulfolobus sp. S-194 encodes the following:
- a CDS encoding NDP-sugar synthase; translated protein: MQAIILAGGKGEGLLPYTEKYQKETISILGNLIISYSIKGLKKAGINDFIIVTSEKGKSKIEEEIEKLNVSFEIIIQKREGINGAIKDGLERASGSNVVLAFGDIIAPEEFYISLVNTHLTTGADYVIPLVPVSEGVNTYGLARIERDKIEIVKSGSTLALAGAYVIRNEIFEDFLEYLNTRKEMLKYFVWSEKWIDIGYPEDLINAIEMLLDETKSIISDKAEISKTAIIGKGVIIDDYAVIDDYAVIKGPAYIGKEAFVGNFSLIRDYTSIERGVKVGAYCELTHTLAEPEAEIGSKSYLSYTVVGEKAKVGANVISSSFPAKVVRGRVNKLGALISPEIEIRHGEILKPGTKI